In Sporichthya polymorpha DSM 43042, a genomic segment contains:
- a CDS encoding TetR/AcrR family transcriptional regulator has product MRAAVTVFARQGFQGTKIQDVAAEAHVVTTAVNYHFSSKDELYEAALESVFRQLDEVVEEVRSPEGEVSFHGVIGAMWDWVENNPEPANLLYHQLPGATASSLQIRQDFERRQIERVLDHGRSEPSNRRHTALRWTVTSLIMRSLLALGTNVQSLRLNDGPLAGPSTATLRTACEAVSLRMISAAEKR; this is encoded by the coding sequence GTGCGGGCCGCGGTGACGGTGTTCGCGCGGCAAGGATTTCAGGGCACAAAGATCCAGGACGTCGCCGCGGAGGCCCACGTCGTCACGACCGCCGTGAACTACCACTTCTCCAGCAAGGACGAGCTGTACGAGGCGGCGCTCGAGAGCGTCTTCCGCCAGCTCGACGAGGTGGTCGAGGAGGTCCGCTCACCGGAGGGCGAGGTGAGCTTCCACGGGGTCATCGGTGCGATGTGGGACTGGGTCGAGAACAATCCTGAGCCGGCCAATCTGCTGTACCACCAGCTGCCCGGAGCGACCGCCAGCTCTCTGCAGATCCGGCAGGACTTCGAACGCCGCCAGATCGAGCGGGTGCTCGACCACGGCCGGTCCGAGCCAAGCAACCGCCGGCACACCGCCCTGCGCTGGACCGTCACGTCACTGATCATGCGCAGCCTGTTAGCCCTCGGCACGAACGTGCAGTCGCTACGGCTCAACGACGGCCCGCTGGCGGGACCTTCCACCGCGACGCTGCGCACGGCTTGCGAAGCCGTCTCGCTGCGCATGATCTCGGCCGCCGAGAAGCGGTGA
- a CDS encoding 4Fe-4S domain-containing protein encodes MARIPEDVQVEVLEDSCMGIGDCRRLMPKVFVEGEEHLSVVAATGEEDFDVEELVEVAYTCPNSAIAVRRDGQNLLS; translated from the coding sequence ATGGCGCGGATCCCCGAGGATGTACAGGTCGAGGTCCTCGAAGATTCGTGCATGGGCATCGGTGACTGCCGACGCCTCATGCCGAAGGTCTTCGTCGAGGGCGAAGAGCATCTCTCGGTCGTCGCCGCGACCGGCGAGGAGGACTTTGATGTGGAGGAACTCGTCGAAGTCGCCTACACCTGTCCCAACTCCGCGATTGCCGTGCGCAGGGACGGCCAGAATCTGCTGTCCTAG
- a CDS encoding DUF4286 family protein produces the protein MPTKLMVVWTNPVSKEAEEEYNTWYNKVHLPDVLRVPGFVAATRYRYTGVPALEGMDDPPHRYLALYEVNAENVKEAAEVLAAGVGAGEIALSEALDMSSFAAHFFEPVSDRLVEEK, from the coding sequence ATGCCCACCAAGCTGATGGTCGTCTGGACCAATCCGGTCAGCAAGGAAGCTGAGGAGGAGTACAACACCTGGTACAACAAGGTGCACCTGCCCGACGTCCTGCGGGTCCCCGGGTTCGTGGCCGCAACCCGCTACCGCTACACCGGTGTCCCAGCTCTCGAAGGAATGGACGACCCGCCGCACCGGTACCTCGCCCTCTACGAGGTGAACGCGGAAAACGTCAAGGAGGCGGCCGAAGTGCTCGCCGCGGGCGTGGGGGCAGGCGAGATCGCCCTGTCTGAAGCCCTGGACATGTCGAGTTTCGCCGCGCACTTCTTCGAGCCCGTCTCCGATCGCCTCGTCGAGGAGAAATAG
- a CDS encoding cytochrome P450: MTVDNISAITGYDPFDLETRKYPYDHYAWLRENSPAYYVAEHDFWILSRHEHVAWGVNATDVLSSAEGIAVERVVDLSALGMEGAENLSEVMISKDPPDHRRLRDLVQKEFTPRRIAGWEAKVRDITEACVHDLMEHNKSGNADLTEHLATPLPVTVIAEILGIPTADRKKFKDWSEDIVYLIGGGIDPALQMTALGSAMELATYFDAIVNERRAQPGEDLISVLLGSTKDGDSLAHHEVIAQCMLFLIGGNETTTNLIGNTLHALVQHPDQLRRCVEDPSLIEWAIEETLRWDAPVQGLFRTSRSPFEIDGTEIPNDARVQLLYGSANRDERQYHNAANFDLDRRSRNHFAFGGGPHYCIGAPLARLETRIAMEYLLPRIRNIEIRDEPQMNYNVLVRGFRSLPIAFDA; encoded by the coding sequence ATGACGGTGGACAACATCTCCGCGATCACCGGCTACGACCCGTTCGACCTGGAGACCCGCAAGTACCCCTACGACCACTACGCCTGGCTTCGAGAAAACAGCCCGGCTTATTACGTCGCAGAGCACGACTTCTGGATCCTGTCCCGCCACGAGCACGTCGCCTGGGGTGTCAACGCGACGGATGTGCTTTCCTCCGCCGAAGGCATCGCGGTGGAGCGGGTCGTGGATCTCAGCGCGCTCGGCATGGAAGGCGCGGAGAACCTCAGCGAGGTCATGATCTCCAAGGACCCGCCGGACCACCGCCGCCTGCGCGACCTGGTCCAGAAGGAGTTCACCCCGCGCCGAATCGCCGGGTGGGAAGCCAAGGTCCGGGACATCACCGAAGCGTGCGTCCACGACCTCATGGAACACAACAAGTCGGGCAACGCCGACCTGACCGAGCACCTGGCCACCCCCCTGCCGGTCACTGTCATCGCTGAGATCCTCGGTATCCCGACAGCGGATCGGAAAAAGTTCAAGGATTGGTCCGAGGACATCGTTTATCTCATTGGCGGTGGCATCGACCCGGCGCTGCAGATGACTGCCCTCGGCTCGGCGATGGAGCTGGCCACGTACTTCGACGCCATCGTGAACGAGCGGCGGGCGCAGCCGGGGGAGGACCTGATTAGCGTCTTGCTCGGCTCGACGAAGGACGGCGACTCCCTCGCGCACCACGAGGTCATCGCCCAGTGCATGTTGTTCCTCATCGGGGGGAACGAGACGACGACCAACCTCATTGGCAACACGCTGCACGCCCTGGTGCAGCATCCGGACCAGCTGCGCCGCTGCGTCGAGGACCCGTCCTTGATCGAGTGGGCCATCGAAGAGACGCTGCGATGGGACGCCCCGGTGCAGGGCCTGTTCCGCACCTCGCGCTCGCCTTTCGAGATCGACGGCACTGAGATCCCGAACGATGCGCGGGTCCAGCTGCTCTACGGCTCCGCCAACCGTGACGAGCGGCAGTACCACAACGCTGCGAACTTCGATCTTGATCGGAGGTCCCGCAACCACTTCGCGTTCGGCGGCGGCCCGCACTACTGCATCGGGGCTCCCCTGGCCCGGCTGGAGACGCGGATCGCCATGGAGTACCTCTTGCCCCGGATTCGCAACATAGAGATCCGCGACGAACCGCAGATGAACTACAACGTCCTTGTCCGTGGTTTCCGTTCGTTGCCCATTGCATTCGACGCCTGA